A stretch of Pseudolysobacter antarcticus DNA encodes these proteins:
- a CDS encoding SO2930 family diheme c-type cytochrome, which yields MSEEKMQHAARFCVNTAAAFVLAAALVACSQAPAPVVPVTFHASGSPAHLSDWHVTAALDGKLQLNADVVPYDLNTPLFSDYAHKLRTIWMPKGVAAKYDAAQTFDFPVGTIITKTFYYPLPKGAARDAKSVARSYDQSRDFAGSGLDLTQVHLIETRVLVRRESGWAALPYVWNADQTDAELARTGDTQALELVADDGTREPFTYVVPNENQCAGCHGTDMKNPSLIAPIGPKARHLNRDYAYADGRENQLAHLTRLGYLMGLPEASAVPRNADWHDATQDVTARARAYLDINCGHCHNANGPANTTGLSLDIFTAPDRHLGLCKPPVAAGRGTGDHKVDIVPGKPDDSILPYRMNSSEPAVMMPEQGRSTIHREGMELIRAWIAAWQGNCDVAS from the coding sequence GTGAGCGAAGAAAAAATGCAGCATGCGGCACGTTTTTGCGTGAATACGGCGGCAGCATTCGTGCTCGCCGCGGCGCTGGTCGCGTGCTCGCAGGCGCCAGCGCCAGTGGTCCCGGTGACGTTCCACGCCAGCGGCAGTCCGGCGCATTTGAGTGACTGGCATGTCACCGCTGCGCTGGACGGAAAACTTCAGCTCAATGCCGATGTTGTGCCGTACGATTTGAACACACCGTTGTTCAGCGATTACGCGCACAAACTGCGTACGATCTGGATGCCGAAAGGTGTTGCGGCAAAATACGATGCGGCGCAGACCTTCGATTTTCCGGTCGGCACGATCATCACCAAGACGTTTTATTATCCTCTGCCGAAAGGTGCGGCGCGTGATGCCAAGTCGGTGGCGCGCAGCTACGATCAATCGCGCGATTTTGCCGGCTCGGGTCTCGATCTCACGCAAGTCCATCTGATCGAAACGCGCGTACTGGTTCGCCGTGAAAGCGGCTGGGCGGCGCTGCCTTATGTCTGGAATGCGGATCAGACCGATGCCGAACTCGCACGCACCGGCGATACCCAAGCACTGGAGCTGGTCGCCGACGATGGCACACGCGAACCGTTCACATATGTAGTGCCGAACGAAAACCAGTGTGCCGGCTGCCACGGCACCGACATGAAAAATCCTTCGTTGATCGCACCAATCGGGCCGAAGGCGCGGCATCTCAATCGCGATTACGCTTATGCCGATGGCCGCGAAAATCAACTCGCGCATTTGACGCGGCTCGGTTATCTCATGGGATTGCCCGAAGCATCCGCCGTGCCACGCAATGCCGACTGGCACGATGCCACGCAGGATGTCACGGCGCGCGCGCGCGCTTATCTCGATATCAATTGCGGCCACTGCCACAACGCAAACGGTCCGGCCAATACCACGGGATTGTCGCTGGATATTTTCACCGCGCCGGATCGACATCTCGGCCTGTGCAAACCACCGGTTGCGGCGGGTCGGGGTACTGGCGATCACAAGGTCGATATCGTGCCCGGCAAACCGGATGATTCGATTCTGCCGTATCGCATGAATTCCAGCGAACCGGCCGTGATGATGCCGGAGCAGGGACGCAGTACCATTCATCGCGAAGGTATGGAATTGATTCGCGCATGGATCGCGGCATGGCAGGGGAATTGCGATGTGGCGTCGTGA
- a CDS encoding helix-turn-helix domain-containing protein — protein sequence MAIVVNLDIMLARRKVKSRELAAHIGITEQNLSLLKSGKVRGIRFGTLERICEYLDCQPGDLLEFQPGGAQVEDTDAF from the coding sequence ATGGCCATCGTCGTCAATCTCGACATCATGCTCGCACGGCGCAAGGTGAAATCGCGTGAGCTGGCCGCGCACATCGGCATCACTGAGCAGAATCTGTCGTTGCTGAAATCAGGCAAAGTTCGTGGCATCCGTTTCGGCACGCTCGAACGCATTTGCGAATATCTCGACTGCCAGCCCGGCGATCTGCTCGAGTTCCAGCCGGGCGGTGCGCAGGTGGAAGATACGGACGCGTTTTGA
- a CDS encoding DUF2975 domain-containing protein, producing the protein MARWLRYAVLLMMIATVLGNVLVAWPDTPQAADARIALTTQVPEALAGHRWLILIDSVAVSLILLLGLYRLLRLMRLFEQGDFFSRAAALHLRAFALALLLSTLASCLMPGLELLIVRLAGLDAPTSISFSIDSADIWLIMIGAVFFMITWIMGEARQLAEDNRMIV; encoded by the coding sequence ATGGCGCGCTGGCTGCGTTACGCTGTTCTCTTGATGATGATCGCGACGGTGCTCGGCAATGTGCTCGTGGCATGGCCGGATACGCCGCAAGCGGCCGATGCGCGGATCGCGCTCACGACCCAGGTGCCGGAGGCGCTGGCCGGTCATCGCTGGCTTATCTTAATCGATAGTGTGGCCGTATCACTGATCCTGCTGCTGGGTTTGTATCGTTTGCTGCGGCTAATGCGTTTGTTCGAGCAGGGCGATTTTTTCAGTCGCGCCGCGGCGTTGCATTTGCGCGCGTTTGCGCTTGCATTGTTGTTGAGCACGCTGGCAAGTTGCCTGATGCCGGGCCTGGAGCTTCTCATCGTGCGCCTGGCTGGGCTGGATGCGCCGACCTCGATCAGCTTCTCGATCGATAGCGCCGACATCTGGCTGATCATGATCGGTGCGGTGTTTTTCATGATCACGTGGATCATGGGCGAAGCGCGGCAACTGGCCGAAGACAACCGGATGATCGTCTAG
- a CDS encoding TonB-dependent receptor, which produces MTILRKKLTLCLREILFGGVTLACLAPNFAAATESPDAAVADTPAAAATDASGATTELENVTVTAQSRTQQVQDVPIPLQIVTAKDIDKLAVTDLSKMNGYIPGLVVGGDQPTQPSYAMRGIGTGDFGVGSDSPIGVYVDGVYTGKTGGALMNFNDVQRIEVLKGPQGTLFGRNSAGGAISIITNEPSDKWQEQARVRFGDYGLRYIDGVLNAPINQDMALRFSFVNNQSDGWLKDAASGQRYEGQHDWGTRAAFRWNAPGDTQILLTWEHEKLDQPARPAIGLVAMPPAPGVPTLGADPDTYLDPLKAPVYNNVIDGGERRRFDGVTLRIEHPFGWADFTSTTAWRNFDSYNRESDSGTNRIQTYFDTTNIESNTTWSQEFKLSGETSRANWVAGASFFKEKAEQSSQLNFFTDTIDTLLSNNPQVGFPLVGTLSQVYGSVGLPSLLGDPWQESIFNHGDYKAQALYGDVIWHLTDRLNLTTGVRFTHDEKEFSWYNPLRKAPGLDAAIAAATAAGLDPASALVATGFFTPDQAAQLAPILSNNIEFNTLASSAKPLALNNSWNDTSPRLVLDYKLTPEMMIYASATKGYQAGGFNSVQVGSTYQPENVKNYEAGIKSYFPDYHLLLNASIYYYKFSNLQSLTLVQDVNNGLPLYLVTSSDQDAKGLELEAHWQASEGLRLNFTSAYIDARYKDFVDSNQIDLSGQPTGEPSFSAAAGMDYVWRNVAGGAIDFTLQHAHRGKTRCNAASPLQGNCLVTPSFKLGTAQERTDMRIAWNSDSNIWGVALFANNLFDKRYVTGINNISTSTIGTPFASISPPRMYGVELSAKF; this is translated from the coding sequence ATGACCATACTCAGAAAAAAATTGACGCTGTGTCTTCGTGAAATTCTGTTCGGAGGTGTCACGCTTGCATGCCTTGCGCCGAATTTTGCGGCGGCGACAGAATCGCCTGATGCGGCAGTGGCAGATACGCCTGCGGCGGCGGCAACGGATGCGAGCGGCGCGACGACCGAACTCGAAAATGTCACCGTCACCGCGCAGAGCCGCACCCAGCAGGTGCAGGACGTACCGATTCCGTTGCAGATCGTTACCGCCAAGGACATCGACAAACTTGCGGTCACCGATCTCAGCAAGATGAACGGTTATATCCCCGGTCTCGTGGTTGGCGGCGATCAACCGACCCAGCCTTCTTATGCGATGCGCGGCATCGGCACCGGCGATTTCGGCGTGGGTTCGGATTCGCCAATCGGCGTTTATGTCGATGGCGTCTACACCGGCAAGACCGGCGGCGCGCTCATGAACTTCAATGACGTGCAGCGCATCGAGGTTTTGAAAGGACCGCAGGGCACTTTGTTCGGACGCAACAGCGCCGGTGGTGCGATCTCGATCATCACCAACGAACCTTCGGATAAATGGCAAGAACAGGCGCGCGTGCGCTTTGGCGATTATGGCCTGCGCTACATCGATGGCGTGTTGAATGCGCCGATCAATCAGGACATGGCGCTGCGTTTCAGTTTCGTCAACAACCAGAGTGACGGCTGGCTCAAGGATGCCGCGAGTGGCCAGCGTTACGAAGGCCAGCACGACTGGGGTACACGCGCGGCGTTCCGCTGGAATGCGCCAGGCGATACCCAGATTCTGTTGACCTGGGAACACGAAAAACTCGATCAGCCGGCGCGTCCCGCGATTGGTCTGGTGGCGATGCCGCCAGCGCCCGGCGTGCCGACGCTCGGTGCCGATCCTGATACCTATCTTGATCCGCTCAAGGCGCCGGTCTACAACAACGTGATCGACGGTGGTGAGCGTCGCCGCTTTGATGGTGTGACCTTGCGCATCGAACATCCGTTCGGTTGGGCTGATTTCACCTCGACCACTGCGTGGCGCAATTTCGACAGCTACAACCGCGAGAGCGACAGCGGTACCAATCGCATTCAGACCTATTTCGACACCACCAATATCGAGAGCAATACGACCTGGTCGCAGGAGTTCAAGTTGTCGGGTGAAACCTCACGCGCGAACTGGGTCGCTGGCGCGAGTTTCTTCAAGGAAAAAGCTGAACAATCGAGCCAGCTGAATTTTTTCACTGACACCATCGATACCTTGCTCAGCAATAATCCGCAGGTCGGTTTTCCGTTGGTCGGCACGCTCAGTCAGGTGTATGGCTCGGTCGGGCTGCCGAGCCTGCTTGGCGATCCGTGGCAGGAATCGATTTTCAACCACGGCGACTACAAGGCGCAGGCCTTGTACGGCGATGTGATCTGGCATCTCACCGATCGTCTGAACCTCACCACCGGAGTGCGCTTCACGCATGACGAAAAAGAGTTCAGCTGGTACAACCCGTTGCGCAAAGCACCCGGACTCGATGCGGCGATTGCCGCGGCGACCGCCGCCGGACTTGATCCAGCCAGCGCGTTGGTTGCGACCGGGTTTTTCACGCCCGATCAAGCCGCGCAGCTCGCGCCGATCCTCAGCAACAATATCGAGTTCAACACGCTCGCATCGAGCGCCAAGCCGCTTGCGCTCAACAACAGCTGGAACGATACCAGCCCGCGCCTCGTGCTCGATTACAAACTCACGCCGGAGATGATGATCTACGCCTCGGCGACCAAGGGTTACCAGGCTGGCGGCTTCAACAGCGTGCAGGTCGGCTCCACCTACCAGCCGGAAAACGTCAAGAATTACGAGGCCGGCATCAAGAGTTATTTTCCCGATTACCACTTGCTGTTGAATGCGTCGATTTATTACTACAAGTTCTCGAACCTGCAATCGCTGACCCTCGTGCAAGATGTCAACAACGGCTTGCCGCTGTATCTCGTCACGAGCAGCGATCAGGATGCAAAAGGACTCGAGCTCGAAGCGCACTGGCAGGCGAGTGAAGGTTTGCGGCTGAACTTTACCTCGGCGTATATCGACGCACGCTACAAGGATTTTGTCGACAGCAACCAGATCGATCTGAGTGGTCAGCCGACCGGCGAACCTTCGTTCTCGGCCGCCGCAGGCATGGATTATGTCTGGCGCAATGTCGCTGGCGGCGCTATCGATTTCACGCTGCAACACGCGCATCGCGGCAAGACCCGCTGCAATGCTGCATCGCCGCTGCAGGGCAATTGTCTGGTCACGCCATCGTTCAAACTCGGCACCGCGCAGGAGCGCACCGATATGCGCATTGCGTGGAATTCCGACAGTAACATCTGGGGTGTAGCCTTGTTCGCCAACAATCTGTTCGACAAACGTTACGTCACCGGCATCAACAATATTTCGACCAGCACGATTGGCACGCCGTTTGCGAGCATCAGCCCGCCGCGCATGTATGGCGTTGAGTTAAGCGCAAAATTCTAG
- a CDS encoding parallel beta-helix domain-containing protein: MRKLVLAALVVTLAGCGRGAEEIKALTADESAYQKHLQEQLLDAKPGSVIEIPAGKHRFDRGLTLRVNGVTIRGAGQDKSILSFKGQVAGPEGMLVNASDFTIENLAIEDSKGDGLKINDGENITIRGVRVEWTGGSQTTNGAYGIYPVKTRNVLIEDSIAIGASDAGIYVGQSNTVIVRRNRAELNVAGIEIENTINADVYENTATKNTGGILVFNMPNLSQPGHSTRVYKNHAVANNTGNFAAKGAAVASVPAGSGIVINSNPLVEIFDNDIADNKTANLIISSYFSTGYMNKYGVAENYDPYPKGIFIYDNRFSGGGDSPDGLDLKTLKTAMFGITGHFPNILWDGYVDTKTLVNGLPPAEQRICIRNGDTGILNVDGPNKYDKPSTDMAPFQCELTKLPAVTLPAKA; this comes from the coding sequence ATGCGCAAGCTCGTTCTCGCCGCACTCGTCGTCACGCTCGCTGGCTGTGGCCGCGGCGCTGAAGAAATCAAGGCGCTGACCGCCGATGAATCGGCCTATCAGAAACATTTGCAGGAACAGCTGCTGGATGCCAAGCCGGGTAGCGTGATCGAGATTCCCGCCGGCAAGCACCGTTTCGATCGCGGCCTGACCCTGCGTGTCAACGGCGTCACGATCCGCGGTGCCGGCCAGGACAAATCCATTCTTTCGTTCAAAGGCCAGGTCGCCGGCCCCGAGGGTATGTTGGTCAACGCCAGCGATTTCACGATCGAGAATCTCGCGATCGAAGACAGCAAGGGCGATGGCCTGAAGATCAACGATGGCGAGAACATCACGATTCGTGGTGTACGCGTCGAATGGACCGGCGGATCGCAGACCACCAATGGTGCGTACGGTATCTACCCGGTGAAAACGCGCAACGTGCTGATCGAGGATTCGATCGCGATCGGCGCATCGGATGCGGGCATCTACGTCGGTCAGTCGAACACCGTGATCGTGCGCCGCAATCGCGCTGAGCTCAACGTCGCCGGTATCGAAATCGAAAACACCATCAACGCCGATGTCTACGAAAATACCGCGACCAAAAACACCGGCGGCATCCTGGTTTTCAACATGCCGAACCTGTCGCAGCCCGGACATTCAACGCGCGTCTACAAGAATCACGCAGTGGCCAACAATACCGGCAATTTCGCCGCAAAAGGCGCAGCGGTCGCGAGCGTGCCGGCGGGTTCCGGTATCGTTATCAATTCCAATCCGCTGGTCGAGATTTTCGATAACGACATCGCCGACAACAAGACTGCCAACCTGATTATTTCGAGTTATTTCTCGACGGGCTACATGAACAAATACGGCGTCGCGGAAAACTACGATCCGTATCCGAAGGGAATTTTCATCTACGACAATCGTTTCTCGGGCGGTGGCGATTCGCCGGACGGGCTCGACTTGAAAACGCTGAAGACCGCGATGTTCGGCATCACCGGACACTTCCCGAATATTCTGTGGGACGGTTACGTCGATACCAAAACTTTGGTTAACGGACTACCGCCGGCTGAGCAGCGCATCTGCATCCGCAACGGCGATACCGGTATCCTGAATGTCGACGGCCCGAACAAATACGACAAGCCAAGCACCGACATGGCGCCGTTCCAGTGCGAGCTCACCAAACTGCCAGCGGTCACGCTACCGGCCAAGGCGTGA
- a CDS encoding aspartyl protease family protein, translated as MICKIPTFAMAAMFSMSPPTAMHVSGTASRDPSAIFAAMKAASGGAAWDGIAEIDYDADTDQGGQHGHTQVSQDLRNGRAAAYYDMEGERSGEGFDGRHSWLIDEKNLVSIRESAQTARQSPTDRYIARNGWFDAVTAQSARFEFVASQREHERDFLILRIAPKGGAAFEVWLDASSHLLDRVVQHGDSGDTTTTYYSDYRAESGVLLAHTQRSSNGEAQYDSVTHVRHYAVLRHADDAHFVMPISSAHDAQIAAGADSAIVPFELYAGLVLVNVSIDGAPPLPFILDTGGLNLLTPDAARQLGIAGAGNQAVRGAGEAVQSMQTAQVKAYTLGAVTLQEQRFLIVDLPRLLTDRGTRTPIAGLLGYELLRRFATRIDYDRLQLTFVPSATFHYQGSGVRLPIVFDDRTPQVKARVDGVEGSFSLDSGDAGELTVFGPFAAAHGIAASGATLAVQARGVGGKTANSLTRLRSFSLGPYSVSRPLTTFAAPKAGEFASSVLAGNIGHGILSRFAVTFDYAQHQIFLERGRDFAQLSPGDRSGLGFDRTEHDSFVIATVAAKSPAADAGLEPGDVVTSIDGVRAGAMSLDDLKRVAQRPAGTAITLATQRAGIPRQVTLVLAQDLLP; from the coding sequence ATGATTTGCAAGATCCCCACATTCGCGATGGCCGCCATGTTCAGCATGAGCCCACCCACGGCGATGCACGTCAGCGGCACCGCCAGTCGCGATCCCTCCGCGATCTTCGCCGCGATGAAAGCAGCCAGCGGCGGCGCGGCGTGGGATGGCATCGCCGAAATCGACTACGACGCGGATACCGACCAAGGCGGACAACATGGCCACACCCAGGTCAGCCAGGATTTGCGCAACGGTCGCGCCGCCGCTTACTACGATATGGAAGGCGAGCGCAGCGGCGAGGGTTTCGATGGCCGGCACAGTTGGCTTATCGACGAAAAGAATCTGGTCTCGATACGCGAATCGGCGCAGACCGCACGCCAGTCCCCGACCGATCGCTACATCGCGCGCAACGGCTGGTTCGACGCGGTGACGGCGCAGTCTGCACGTTTCGAATTCGTCGCCTCCCAGCGCGAGCACGAACGCGATTTTCTGATCCTGCGCATCGCACCGAAAGGCGGCGCGGCATTCGAGGTCTGGCTCGACGCGAGCAGCCATTTGCTCGATCGCGTGGTGCAGCACGGCGATAGCGGCGACACAACCACGACGTATTATTCCGACTACCGCGCCGAGTCCGGTGTGTTGCTTGCACACACCCAGCGCAGCAGCAATGGCGAGGCGCAATACGACAGCGTCACGCACGTGCGCCATTACGCGGTGCTCCGACACGCCGACGATGCGCATTTCGTCATGCCGATCTCGTCCGCGCACGACGCGCAGATCGCAGCTGGTGCCGACTCCGCGATCGTGCCGTTTGAACTCTACGCTGGGCTAGTCCTGGTCAACGTCAGCATCGACGGCGCGCCACCGCTGCCGTTCATCCTAGATACTGGTGGACTGAATCTGCTCACGCCCGACGCGGCGCGCCAGCTCGGTATCGCCGGCGCCGGCAACCAGGCCGTGCGCGGCGCCGGCGAAGCCGTGCAATCGATGCAGACAGCGCAGGTAAAGGCCTACACACTCGGCGCCGTAACGCTGCAGGAGCAACGCTTTCTGATCGTTGATCTGCCGCGATTGCTGACCGATCGCGGCACGCGCACGCCGATCGCCGGCCTGCTCGGTTATGAGCTGCTGCGGCGCTTCGCCACGCGCATCGATTACGATCGACTGCAACTCACGTTCGTGCCCAGCGCCACATTCCATTACCAGGGCAGCGGTGTGCGATTGCCGATCGTGTTCGACGATCGCACACCGCAAGTAAAAGCGCGCGTGGACGGCGTCGAAGGCAGTTTTTCGCTGGACAGCGGCGACGCCGGCGAACTCACCGTATTCGGCCCATTTGCCGCTGCCCACGGCATCGCTGCCAGCGGCGCGACGCTGGCGGTGCAGGCGCGCGGAGTCGGCGGCAAAACCGCCAACAGCCTCACCCGTCTGCGCAGTTTTTCGCTCGGGCCTTACTCGGTATCAAGACCGCTCACGACATTCGCCGCGCCCAAGGCTGGCGAATTCGCCTCGAGCGTACTGGCGGGCAATATCGGCCACGGCATCCTGTCGCGATTCGCGGTCACGTTCGATTATGCCCAGCACCAGATTTTTCTCGAGCGCGGCCGTGACTTCGCGCAGCTATCACCGGGCGATCGCAGCGGACTCGGATTCGATCGCACTGAACACGACAGCTTCGTCATCGCCACGGTCGCAGCAAAGTCCCCTGCGGCCGACGCCGGGCTGGAACCTGGCGATGTTGTGACCAGCATTGATGGCGTGCGCGCCGGCGCGATGAGCCTGGATGATCTGAAACGTGTCGCGCAGCGCCCCGCCGGCACCGCCATCACGCTGGCGACGCAACGCGCGGGAATACCACGGCAGGTCACGCTGGTTTTGGCGCAGGATTTATTGCCGTAA